CGCAGGAGCTCACGGGCGACGAGCTCGGGCTCGCCCGTGTCCCAGCCGTCGGAGAGCACGATCACGATGGTCCGCCGGTCCACGAGCCCCGGCCACTCCCGGTTGAGCTGGGCGAGCGACTCGCCGATCTTCGTCCCGCCCGACCAGTCGCGCACCTCGGCGAGCCGGCGCAGCACCTGGCGGTAGGAGCGCGCGCGGAGGTGCTCGGTGATCCGCGTGAGCCGGGTCGAGAACGCGAAGGTCTCGACGCGCCCGAAGACGCTCTGCAGCGCGAACAGGAACTGGAGGAGGAACCGGCTGTAGAGGTCCATCGAGCCGGAGACGTCGCAGAGGAGGACGAGGCGGATCTTCTTCCGCTTGCGCTCGCGGTAGCGGAGATCGATCAGGTCGCCCTTCGTGAGGTTCGCCCGGAGCGTCCGGCGGAGGTCCACGCGGCCGCGCCGCCGCACCGGCCGCCGCCGCCGCGTGATCCGGTGCGCGAGCCGCCGCGCGAGCTTGAGCGTGAGGCGCAGGATCTCGTCGAGCTGCTCGGCGCCGAAGGTGGAGAAGTCCTGGCCGACGAGCGCCTCGGTGTCCGAGGCCGCGGGCACGCTGAGCGGCTCGCCCGTGTCCTTGCCCTCCTCGTCGTCGGCCCCCCACGTCTCGAGCGCCAGCGACTCGCGCTTCTGGCTCGACGACTTGAGCGTCGCCTCGGCCTCGCGCGTCTCGGCGGGCGGGATCTGGATCAGCCCCGGGATCCCCTCCTCGCCCGCGGGCTCCGCGCGCCAGAAGGCTTCGAAGCACCGGTCGAACGCGGGCGCCTCCTCGGGCCGCCCGACGAAGACGGTCTTGAGG
This Candidatus Methylomirabilota bacterium DNA region includes the following protein-coding sequences:
- a CDS encoding VWA domain-containing protein gives rise to the protein MAGRELSSAVVRFAALLRRHGLPVTLVHVTDAVRALDHLDITDRGELYLGLKTVFVGRPEEAPAFDRCFEAFWRAEPAGEEGIPGLIQIPPAETREAEATLKSSSQKRESLALETWGADDEEGKDTGEPLSVPAASDTEALVGQDFSTFGAEQLDEILRLTLKLARRLAHRITRRRRPVRRRGRVDLRRTLRANLTKGDLIDLRYRERKRKKIRLVLLCDVSGSMDLYSRFLLQFLFALQSVFGRVETFAFSTRLTRITEHLRARSYRQVLRRLAEVRDWSGGTKIGESLAQLNREWPGLVDRRTIVIVLSDGWDTGEPELVARELLRIKRRAGRVIWLNPLLGNPSYEPLTRGMAAALPLVDDFAPGHNLAALRDLASKLAL